A stretch of the Chelonia mydas isolate rCheMyd1 chromosome 5, rCheMyd1.pri.v2, whole genome shotgun sequence genome encodes the following:
- the C5H9orf40 gene encoding uncharacterized protein C9orf40 homolog isoform X2 encodes MAASSPPHRAERELAACARPLEGTTRRGRGGKDASPPQVACAPSPVPPAGREVLGAARAAEVQLLALSQLMAKRHAEPLVCHVPWKRFLPEPPPLLRVPGRCLRDGPELWSPGRAVSGGPDKKRKLEEAEAPPGKRPGLRGNRPGREPGDPASPGGRRRQQQRGGDVGPRPEPAMRAGGPDPLGEERGPEEKAFAIHGYGQTSVGLI; translated from the exons ATGGCGGCTTCTAGCCCACCCCACCGCGCAGAGAGAGAGCTGGCGGCATGCGCACGCCCCCTAGAGGGCACTACGAGACgcggaaggggagggaaggacgCTAGCCCCCCGCAAGTCGCATGCGCACCTAGCCCTGTCCCGCCCGCTGGGAGAGAAGTGCTTGGGGCCGCGCGCGCCGCGGAGGTACAGCTGCTCGCGCTCAGCCAGCTGATGGCCAAGCGGCACGCGGAGCCGTTAGTGTGTCACGTGCCCTGGAAGCGTTTCCTGCCCGAACCGCCTCCGTTGCTCCGCGTGCCCGGGAGGTGCCTGCGGGACGGCCCCGAGCTGTGGAGCCCCGGCCGCGCGGTATCCGGGGGCCCTGACAAGAAGCGGAAACTGGAGGAGGCCGAGGCGCCTCCGGGGAAGCGGCCTGGGCTCAGAGGCAACAGGCCTGGGAGGGAGCCCGGAGACCCCGCCAGCCCGGGAGGGaggaggcggcagcagcagcgcgGGGGGGACGTAGGGCCCCGGCCGGAACCGGCGATGCGGGCAGGCGGCCCGGATCCTCTGGGGGAAGAGCGGGGACCCGAGGAG AAGGCATTTGCCATTCATGGGTATGGCCAAACAAGTGTTGGGCTTATCTGA
- the C5H9orf40 gene encoding uncharacterized protein C9orf40 homolog isoform X1, with product MAKRHAEPLVCHVPWKRFLPEPPPLLRVPGRCLRDGPELWSPGRAVSGGPDKKRKLEEAEAPPGKRPGLRGNRPGREPGDPASPGGRRRQQQRGGDVGPRPEPAMRAGGPDPLGEERGPEEHEEEIWQYNSFQYWRAPLPAIDLSGILDLDGENMTDARTTSRTEIIETEMET from the exons ATGGCCAAGCGGCACGCGGAGCCGTTAGTGTGTCACGTGCCCTGGAAGCGTTTCCTGCCCGAACCGCCTCCGTTGCTCCGCGTGCCCGGGAGGTGCCTGCGGGACGGCCCCGAGCTGTGGAGCCCCGGCCGCGCGGTATCCGGGGGCCCTGACAAGAAGCGGAAACTGGAGGAGGCCGAGGCGCCTCCGGGGAAGCGGCCTGGGCTCAGAGGCAACAGGCCTGGGAGGGAGCCCGGAGACCCCGCCAGCCCGGGAGGGaggaggcggcagcagcagcgcgGGGGGGACGTAGGGCCCCGGCCGGAACCGGCGATGCGGGCAGGCGGCCCGGATCCTCTGGGGGAAGAGCGGGGACCCGAGGAG CATGAGGAAGAAATTTGGCAATACAACTCATTCCAGTACTGGAGAGCACCATTACCTGCTATTGATCTGTCTGGCATTCTGGACTTAGATGGGGAGAACATGACAGATGCAAGAACTACTTCCAGGACTGAAATCATAGAGACTGAAATGGAGACCTGA